In the genome of Thunnus maccoyii chromosome 15, fThuMac1.1, whole genome shotgun sequence, one region contains:
- the gmeb1 gene encoding glucocorticoid modulatory element-binding protein 1 isoform X2 produces MATTDEVTVSMGEVVMVKADGEGDSDDPNKTQVILQLQPITAGDESAETDAAVMAVEAHPEHTEGDDVEIGIPITCGDSKAVLLVKKFVCPGINVKCVKYEDQLISPKQFVHISGKATLKDWKRAIRMSGVMLRKMMDSGQLDFYQHSTLCTNTCRSTKFDLLINNTRFPPDGSGLTTPTSSHAQVVLGNGGTVGEDRADVLSGKLDWSSSSLESADKRESNEISEDTLNFWKGIADVGLLGEVVTNISSELLELLNNVQQRRESATLQDTEVAVLSNLAQVFGLLDSVKKTLEKRRQQTDPSQEQILSTLSNLEVQLEEQRKQQQVRALLSCPQPAKNKTPTKRQTKRPRLQRPASTTTLLTSPINQQTTLQPQQFTVLSPISLSSVGQPFTMAGLPIASLAQSSNTVTLLPAGSQLFTRYMVTGDGKADTITLHPSSGLTLLGTTAMQDSSQLVSPVELVHLSQQAGGAEVVPIEGQVVDGTMLVQQEVMQGEVEAGQEHTVIEINPAPVEQAVGVMELQLSGESGRDGATMVVQSGMEVAMSTEGEETQCQMQEVQTEGVQGLQLDANGQLSGVQIVVIEENTQEENKVK; encoded by the exons ATGGCGACCACTGACGAGGTCACAGTGTCCATGGGGGaggtggtgatggtgaaggCTGATGGTGAAGGTGACTCTGATGACCCCAATAAGACCCAGGTCATCCTCCAGCTCCAGCCCATCACCGCCGG AGATGAATCTGCTGAAACAGATGCAGCTGTCATGGCTGTTGAAGCACATCCAG AACATACCGAGGGCGACGACGTTGAAATCGGCATTCCCATAACATGTGGTGACAGTAAAGCTGTGTTGCTAGTGAAGAAATTTGTGTGCCCGGGAATCAATGTAAAATGTGTGAAG TATGAAGACCAGCTGATCAGTCCAAAGCAGTTTGTGCACATTTCTGGAAAAGCCACTCTGAAAGACTGGAAGAGAGCCATCAGGATGAGTGGAGTCATGCTAAG AAAAATGATGGATTCAGGCCAGCTTGACTTCTACCAGCACAGCACACTGTGTACTAACACGTGTCGCAGCACCAAGTTTGACCTCTTAATCAACAATACACGGTTCCCTCCAGATGGCAGCGGACTTACCACACCCACATCCTCTCATG CTCAGGTGGTTCTGGGTAATGGCGGGACAGTCGGCGAGGACAGAGCAGATGTTCTGAGCGGGAAGTTGGACTGGAGCTCAAGCTCACTGGAGTCCGCAGACAAGAGGGAATCTAACGAGATCTCAG AGGATACGCTGAATTTCTGGAAGGGCATCGCTGACGTGGGTTTGCTGGGTGAAGTGGTGACCAACATCAGCTcggagctgctggagctgctgaaCAACGTGCAGCAGCGCAGGGAGTCGGCTACCTTACAGGACACAG AGGTGGCGGTGCTCAGTAACCTCGCCCAAGTGTTCGGCCTGCTCGACTCAGTCAAGAAGACTCTGGAGAAGAGGAGGCAGCAGACTGATCCCAGCCAGGAGCAGATCCTCAGCACCCTCTCCA ACTTGGAGGTGCAGTTGGAAGAacagaggaagcagcagcaggtgcGAGCTCTTCTGTCCTGCCCGCAGCCTGCCAAAAACAAGACTCCCACCAAGCGCCAGACCAAGCGGCCTCGTCTGCAGAGGCCCGCCTCTACCACCACCCTCCTGACCTCCCCCATCAACCAGCAGACCACCTTGCAGCCTCAGCAGTTCACCGTTCTGTCCCCCATCTCACTGTCCTCTGTGGGTCAGCCGTTCACTATGGCTGGCCTGCCCATCGCCTCCCTGGCCCAGTCCTCTAACACCGTCACCCTGCTCCCCGCCGGCTCGCAGCTCTTCACCCGCTACATGGTGACCGGAGACGGAAAAGCCGACACCATCACCTTGCACCCGTCCTCGGGCCTGACGCTGCTGGGCACCACTGCCATGCAGGACTCAAGCCAGCTGGTGAGCCCTGTAGAGTTGGTGCATCTGAGCCAGCAGGCTGGCGGTGCAGAGGTGGTGCCCATAGAAGGCCAGGTGGTGGACGGCACCATGCTGGTGCAACAGGAGGTGATGCAGGGCGAGGTGGAGGCCGGCCAGGAGCACACGGTCATTGAGATAAACCCAGCTCCAGTGGAGCAGGCGGTGGGAGTGATGGAGCTGCAGCTGTCCGGGGAGTCGGGGAGAGACGGGGCCACCATGGTGGTCCAGAGCGGGATGGAGGTGGCGATGTCCACAGAGGGGGAGGAGACACAGTGCCAAATGCAGGAAGTGCAGACTGAAGGGGTTCAGGGGCTGCAGCTTGACGCCAACGGACAGTTGTCAGGTGTACAGATAGTGGTGATAGAAGAAAATACTCAGGAAGAAAACAAGGTCAAATGA
- the gmeb1 gene encoding glucocorticoid modulatory element-binding protein 1 isoform X1 — protein MATTDEVTVSMGEVVMVKADGEGDSDDPNKTQVILQLQPITAGDESAETDAAVMAVEAHPEHTEGDDVEIGIPITCGDSKAVLLVKKFVCPGINVKCVKYEDQLISPKQFVHISGKATLKDWKRAIRMSGVMLRKMMDSGQLDFYQHSTLCTNTCRSTKFDLLINNTRFPPDGSGLTTPTSSHAQVVLGNGGTVGEDRADVLSGKLDWSSSSLESADKRESNEISEDTLNFWKGIADVGLLGEVVTNISSELLELLNNVQQRRESATLQDTDSCLVEVAVLSNLAQVFGLLDSVKKTLEKRRQQTDPSQEQILSTLSNLEVQLEEQRKQQQVRALLSCPQPAKNKTPTKRQTKRPRLQRPASTTTLLTSPINQQTTLQPQQFTVLSPISLSSVGQPFTMAGLPIASLAQSSNTVTLLPAGSQLFTRYMVTGDGKADTITLHPSSGLTLLGTTAMQDSSQLVSPVELVHLSQQAGGAEVVPIEGQVVDGTMLVQQEVMQGEVEAGQEHTVIEINPAPVEQAVGVMELQLSGESGRDGATMVVQSGMEVAMSTEGEETQCQMQEVQTEGVQGLQLDANGQLSGVQIVVIEENTQEENKVK, from the exons ATGGCGACCACTGACGAGGTCACAGTGTCCATGGGGGaggtggtgatggtgaaggCTGATGGTGAAGGTGACTCTGATGACCCCAATAAGACCCAGGTCATCCTCCAGCTCCAGCCCATCACCGCCGG AGATGAATCTGCTGAAACAGATGCAGCTGTCATGGCTGTTGAAGCACATCCAG AACATACCGAGGGCGACGACGTTGAAATCGGCATTCCCATAACATGTGGTGACAGTAAAGCTGTGTTGCTAGTGAAGAAATTTGTGTGCCCGGGAATCAATGTAAAATGTGTGAAG TATGAAGACCAGCTGATCAGTCCAAAGCAGTTTGTGCACATTTCTGGAAAAGCCACTCTGAAAGACTGGAAGAGAGCCATCAGGATGAGTGGAGTCATGCTAAG AAAAATGATGGATTCAGGCCAGCTTGACTTCTACCAGCACAGCACACTGTGTACTAACACGTGTCGCAGCACCAAGTTTGACCTCTTAATCAACAATACACGGTTCCCTCCAGATGGCAGCGGACTTACCACACCCACATCCTCTCATG CTCAGGTGGTTCTGGGTAATGGCGGGACAGTCGGCGAGGACAGAGCAGATGTTCTGAGCGGGAAGTTGGACTGGAGCTCAAGCTCACTGGAGTCCGCAGACAAGAGGGAATCTAACGAGATCTCAG AGGATACGCTGAATTTCTGGAAGGGCATCGCTGACGTGGGTTTGCTGGGTGAAGTGGTGACCAACATCAGCTcggagctgctggagctgctgaaCAACGTGCAGCAGCGCAGGGAGTCGGCTACCTTACAGGACACAG ATTCCTGTCTGGTAGAGGTGGCGGTGCTCAGTAACCTCGCCCAAGTGTTCGGCCTGCTCGACTCAGTCAAGAAGACTCTGGAGAAGAGGAGGCAGCAGACTGATCCCAGCCAGGAGCAGATCCTCAGCACCCTCTCCA ACTTGGAGGTGCAGTTGGAAGAacagaggaagcagcagcaggtgcGAGCTCTTCTGTCCTGCCCGCAGCCTGCCAAAAACAAGACTCCCACCAAGCGCCAGACCAAGCGGCCTCGTCTGCAGAGGCCCGCCTCTACCACCACCCTCCTGACCTCCCCCATCAACCAGCAGACCACCTTGCAGCCTCAGCAGTTCACCGTTCTGTCCCCCATCTCACTGTCCTCTGTGGGTCAGCCGTTCACTATGGCTGGCCTGCCCATCGCCTCCCTGGCCCAGTCCTCTAACACCGTCACCCTGCTCCCCGCCGGCTCGCAGCTCTTCACCCGCTACATGGTGACCGGAGACGGAAAAGCCGACACCATCACCTTGCACCCGTCCTCGGGCCTGACGCTGCTGGGCACCACTGCCATGCAGGACTCAAGCCAGCTGGTGAGCCCTGTAGAGTTGGTGCATCTGAGCCAGCAGGCTGGCGGTGCAGAGGTGGTGCCCATAGAAGGCCAGGTGGTGGACGGCACCATGCTGGTGCAACAGGAGGTGATGCAGGGCGAGGTGGAGGCCGGCCAGGAGCACACGGTCATTGAGATAAACCCAGCTCCAGTGGAGCAGGCGGTGGGAGTGATGGAGCTGCAGCTGTCCGGGGAGTCGGGGAGAGACGGGGCCACCATGGTGGTCCAGAGCGGGATGGAGGTGGCGATGTCCACAGAGGGGGAGGAGACACAGTGCCAAATGCAGGAAGTGCAGACTGAAGGGGTTCAGGGGCTGCAGCTTGACGCCAACGGACAGTTGTCAGGTGTACAGATAGTGGTGATAGAAGAAAATACTCAGGAAGAAAACAAGGTCAAATGA
- the rab42a gene encoding ras-related protein Rab-42a, whose amino-acid sequence MDILWQYQFRIILLGDSTVGKSSLLKRFTDGIYSDVADPTVGVDFYARSLDIEPGVKIKLQLWDTAGQERFRSITTSYYRNSVGGLLVFDLTNRKTFDHVREWHKEVSEHILPHHMVYILIGHKSDLNKDRKVSRDEAEQLAAELGIRYVETSAKCNSNVDRAFELLTRDIYELMKMGEIVTRDGWDGVKSGLTAKVLYPAEDEEELAAATAEKSCHC is encoded by the exons ATGGATATTTTGTGGCAATACCAGTTCAGAATCATTTTACTCGGGGATTCAACAGTGGGGAAGTCGTCGTTGCTGAAGCGCTTCACGGACGGAATTTACAGCGATGTGGCGGATCCGACGGTCGGGGTGGATTTTTATGCCCGCTCGCTTGATATCGAGCCCGGGGTGAAAATCAAGCTTCAGCTCTGGGACACTGCTGGCCAGGAACGATTCAG GTCCATCACAACATCATACTACCGTAACTCTGTGGGGGGGCTGCTAGTCTTTGATCTCACCAATCGCAAGACCTTTGACCATGTGAGGGAATGGCACAAGGAGGTGAGTGAGCACATCCTGCCTCATCACATGGTCTACATCCTCATCGGCCACAAGAGCGATCTCAACAAGGATCGTAAGGTGAGCCGGGACGAGGCGGAACAGCTCGCGGCCGAGCTGGGCATCCGCTATGTGGAGACGTCAGCCAAGTGCAACAGCAACGTGGACCGGGCCTTCGAGCTGCTGACCAGAGACATCTACGAGCTGATGAAGATGGGGGAGATCGTTACCCGCGACGGCTGGGACGGGGTGAAGAGCGGCCTCACCGCCAAGGTCCTCTACCCGGCTGAGGACGAAGAGGAACTAGCTGCTGCGACCGCTGAAAAGAGCTGCCACTGCTGA
- the ctps1a gene encoding CTP synthase 1 isoform X1: MMKYILVTGGVISGIGKGIIASSVGTILKSCGLHVTAIKIDPYINIDAGTFSPYEHGEVFVLDDGGEVDLDLGNYERFLDIRLTRDNNLTTGKIYQSVINKERRGDYLGKTVQVVPHITDAIQEWVVKQARVPVDDDFVEPQVCVIELGGTVGDIESMPFIEAFRQFQFKVKRENFCNIHVSLIPQPSATGEQKTKPTQNSVRELRGLGLSPDLIMCRCSTALENSVKEKISMFCHVEPEQVICVHDVSSIYRVPLLLEDQGVVGYLSKRLNMPIETRPRKMLTKWKEMSDRSDRLLEHCSIALVGKYTKFSDSYASVIKALEHSALAISHKLEVKYIDSADLEPSTLQEEPVKYHEAWQKLCSADGILVPGGFGVRGTEGKIHAINWARKQKKPFLGVCLGMQLAVCEFARNTLGWRDANSTEFHPESKHPVVIDMPEHNPGQMGGTMRLGKRRTIFKTDNSVLRRLYGDAEYVDERHRHRFEVNPELKSHFEEKGFRFVGQDVEGERMEVIELDDHPYFVGVQYHPEFTSRPIKPSPPYLGLLLAAAGKLHSYLQKGCRLSPRDTYSDRSGSSTPDSEIELKLPSISSE; the protein is encoded by the exons ATGATGAAGTACATCCTTGTAACTGGAGGAGTCATATCCGGTATTGGCAAAGGTATCATTGCTAGCAGTGTGGGCACAATCCTGAAGTCATGCGGCTTACATGTGACTGCCATCAAGATCGACCCTTACATCAACATAGATGCCGGCACATTTTCCCCATATGAGCATG GTGAAGTGTTCGTGCTAGACGACGGGGGCGAGGTGGACTTGGATCTGGGGAACTACGAGCGCTTCCTCGACATCCGGCTGACCAGAGACAACAACCTGACCACCGGCAAGATCTACCAGTCAGTCATCaacaaggagaggaggggagactACCTGGGCAAGACCGTGCAGG tgGTGCCACACATCACAGATGCCATTCAGGAATGGGTGGTGAAACAGGCCAGAGTACCTGTTGATGACGATTTCGTGGAACCTCAAGTTTGTGTCATAGAG TTAGGAGGCACCGTCGGAGACATAGAGAGCATGCCTTTCATCGAGGCCTTCAGGCAGTTCCAGTTTAAGGTGAAGAGAGAGAACTTCTGCAACATTCACGTCAGCTTGATACCACAG CCCAGTGCAACAGGAGAGCAGAAGACCAAACCTACACAGAACAGCGTCAGAGAGCTCAGAGGACTGGGTCTGTCCCCTGATCTG ATCATGTGTCGCTGTTCCACCGCTCTGGAGAACTCTGTCAAAGAAAAGATCTCAATGTTCTGCCACGTAGAACCCGAACAG GTCATCTGCGTCCACGACGTGTCGTCCATCTACAGAGTGCCGTTACTGCTGGAGGATCAGGGCGTGGTGGGCTACCTGAGCAAGAGACTGAATATGCCCATAGAGACCAGACCCAGGAAGATGCTGACTAAATGGAAGGAGATGTCTGACAG GTCTGACAGACTGCTAGAACACTGCTCTATAGCACTGGTGGGGAAATACACCAAGTTCTCAGACTCCTATGCTTCTGTCATCAAGGCACTGGAGCATTCGGCCCTGGCTATTAGTCACAAATTGGAGGTTAAG TATATAGACTCAGCAGATTTGGAGCCAAGCACTCTGCAGGAGGAACCGGTGAAATATCACGAGGCCTGGCAGAAGCTCTGCAGTGCTGA CGGCATCCTGGTACCAGGAGGTTTCGGCGTCCGAGGAACCGAAGGAAAGATTCACGCCATCAACTGGgcgaggaaacagaaaaaacctTTTCTAG GTGTGTGTCTTGGAATGCAGTTAGCCGTATGTGAATTTGCCAGGAACACGCTCGGCTGGAGAG ATGCCAACTCAACTGAATTCCACCCAGAGTCAAAGCATCCTGTG GTGATCGATATGCCAGAACACAACCCCGGGCAAATGGGTGGGACTATGAGGCTAGGGAAGAGACGGACCATTTTCAAGACTGACAACAGTGTACTGC GCAGGCTTTATGGAGATGCAGAGTATGTGGATGAAAGACACAGACATCGCTTTGAG GTCAATCCTGAGCTGAAGAGTCACTTTGAAGAGAAGGGCTTCCGCTTCGTAGGTCAAGATGTTGAAGGGGAAAGAATGGAGGTCATAGAGCTGGACG ATCATCCATATTTTGTTGGAGTGCAGTACCACCCTGAGTTCACCTCTCGCCCCATCAAGCCGTCACCCCCCTATCTTGGTTTATTGCTGGCTGCTGCCGGGAAGCTCCATAGTTACTTACAAAAGGGCTGCCGTCTGTCTCCACG GGACACATACAGCGATCGGAGTGGCAGCAGTACCCCAGACTCTGAGATAGAATTGAAGTTGCCTTCCATCTCTAGTGAATGA
- the ctps1a gene encoding CTP synthase 1 isoform X2 encodes MMKYILVTGGVISGIGKGIIASSVGTILKSCGLHVTAIKIDPYINIDAGTFSPYEHGEVFVLDDGGEVDLDLGNYERFLDIRLTRDNNLTTGKIYQSVINKERRGDYLGKTVQVVPHITDAIQEWVVKQARVPVDDDFVEPQVCVIELGGTVGDIESMPFIEAFRQFQFKVKRENFCNIHVSLIPQPSATGEQKTKPTQNSVRELRGLGLSPDLIMCRCSTALENSVKEKISMFCHVEPEQVICVHDVSSIYRVPLLLEDQGVVGYLSKRLNMPIETRPRKMLTKWKEMSDRSDRLLEHCSIALVGKYTKFSDSYASVIKALEHSALAISHKLEVKYIDSADLEPSTLQEEPVKYHEAWQKLCSADGILVPGGFGVRGTEGKIHAINWARKQKKPFLGVCLGMQLAVCEFARNTLGWRDANSTEFHPESKHPVVIDMPEHNPGQMGGTMRLGKRRTIFKTDNSVLRRLYGDAEYVDERHRHRFEVR; translated from the exons ATGATGAAGTACATCCTTGTAACTGGAGGAGTCATATCCGGTATTGGCAAAGGTATCATTGCTAGCAGTGTGGGCACAATCCTGAAGTCATGCGGCTTACATGTGACTGCCATCAAGATCGACCCTTACATCAACATAGATGCCGGCACATTTTCCCCATATGAGCATG GTGAAGTGTTCGTGCTAGACGACGGGGGCGAGGTGGACTTGGATCTGGGGAACTACGAGCGCTTCCTCGACATCCGGCTGACCAGAGACAACAACCTGACCACCGGCAAGATCTACCAGTCAGTCATCaacaaggagaggaggggagactACCTGGGCAAGACCGTGCAGG tgGTGCCACACATCACAGATGCCATTCAGGAATGGGTGGTGAAACAGGCCAGAGTACCTGTTGATGACGATTTCGTGGAACCTCAAGTTTGTGTCATAGAG TTAGGAGGCACCGTCGGAGACATAGAGAGCATGCCTTTCATCGAGGCCTTCAGGCAGTTCCAGTTTAAGGTGAAGAGAGAGAACTTCTGCAACATTCACGTCAGCTTGATACCACAG CCCAGTGCAACAGGAGAGCAGAAGACCAAACCTACACAGAACAGCGTCAGAGAGCTCAGAGGACTGGGTCTGTCCCCTGATCTG ATCATGTGTCGCTGTTCCACCGCTCTGGAGAACTCTGTCAAAGAAAAGATCTCAATGTTCTGCCACGTAGAACCCGAACAG GTCATCTGCGTCCACGACGTGTCGTCCATCTACAGAGTGCCGTTACTGCTGGAGGATCAGGGCGTGGTGGGCTACCTGAGCAAGAGACTGAATATGCCCATAGAGACCAGACCCAGGAAGATGCTGACTAAATGGAAGGAGATGTCTGACAG GTCTGACAGACTGCTAGAACACTGCTCTATAGCACTGGTGGGGAAATACACCAAGTTCTCAGACTCCTATGCTTCTGTCATCAAGGCACTGGAGCATTCGGCCCTGGCTATTAGTCACAAATTGGAGGTTAAG TATATAGACTCAGCAGATTTGGAGCCAAGCACTCTGCAGGAGGAACCGGTGAAATATCACGAGGCCTGGCAGAAGCTCTGCAGTGCTGA CGGCATCCTGGTACCAGGAGGTTTCGGCGTCCGAGGAACCGAAGGAAAGATTCACGCCATCAACTGGgcgaggaaacagaaaaaacctTTTCTAG GTGTGTGTCTTGGAATGCAGTTAGCCGTATGTGAATTTGCCAGGAACACGCTCGGCTGGAGAG ATGCCAACTCAACTGAATTCCACCCAGAGTCAAAGCATCCTGTG GTGATCGATATGCCAGAACACAACCCCGGGCAAATGGGTGGGACTATGAGGCTAGGGAAGAGACGGACCATTTTCAAGACTGACAACAGTGTACTGC GCAGGCTTTATGGAGATGCAGAGTATGTGGATGAAAGACACAGACATCGCTTTGAGGTACGTTAA